The DNA sequence GGTACCTCGGGAAGTCCTGCAGCGGGTGGTGGAAGCGGCCTTATGGGCGCCGTCGGGGACTAATCTACAGCCCTGGGATATTACGGTATTGACCGGCCAGTTTCGGGAAGAATTTATCGCCCTGGCCTCCCTGGCGGCTGAGGATATGGCACCCAGACTGAGTAAGCTTTTTGATGAAGAGAGGGTCGCCTTTGTCACCCAGTTTTTTAAAAACCTGGGCGGCGCCCCGGTGGTCATCGCCGTCACCGTCTGGCGCGATCCGGACCCGTTCTCCCAGGAAATGTACGTGCAGAGTGGCGCCGCCTTGATGCAAAATCTGTTGCTGGCTGCTGAAGCCGAGGGCTTGGGGGCTTGCTGGATGTCGGGCGTTCTCAGCCGGGAGAAAGAACTCTTGAAATATCTCGGTTTGGAGGACCGGCACCTATTGGCCATTACCCCGATCGGCTACTCCGCCAAGACTCCGCCGCCCGTCCCCCGCAAAGAGCGGCCGGTACGATGGCTGGGATTTTGATTCCAAGACAAGAGATGTAAGTGTCATTATTTCTACATCACCCACAAACCAAGGAAATGGGTTATTGGCAGCCTAGGCTTCCTAGCCGGTACAGAACTTATTTTTGGCCAATAACCGAAAACCAAAAACCAGAAACTATATTTTTTGATTAAGGAGAAGCAGCAACACATGACCGTCGACAACCAACTGGCCCTTATCCGCCGAGGGGCGGTGGAAATCTTATTGGAAGAGGAACTGGCCGCCAAACTCAAACGATCTTTGGCCAGCGGCCAGCCTCTGCGGATCAAGGCCGGTTTTGACCCCACGGCCCCGGACCTGCATTTAGGCCACACCGTATTGATACAAAAGCTGAAACATTTTCAGGAATTAGGCCACCAGGTGATCTTCCTCATCGGCGACTTTACCGGCATGATCGGCGATCCCTCCGGCAAGAGCGAGACCAGAAAACCGTTGACCGAAGAGGAGGTTAAGGCCAACGCCCTCACCTATGAGCGCCAGATCTATAAAATCCTGGACCCGGAAAAGACCCTGATCGATTTTAACAGCCGCTGGATGAAGGCTATGAGCGCCCAGGGGCTGATTGAGCTGGCCGCCAGACACACCGTCGCCCGGATGCTGGAGCGGGAGGATTTTCACCAGCGCTTCGTCAACCACGCCCCTATCAGTATTCACGAATTCCTCTATCCCCTGGTCCAGGGCTACGACTCGGTCGCCTTGCGGGCCGACGTTGAGTTAGGAGGGACCGATCAGAAGTTCAACCTGCTGGTCGGGAGGGAGCTGCAGCGGGAATACGGTCAGGAGCCCCAAGTGGTGCTCACCATGCCCCTGCTGGAGGGTTTGGACGGCGTTAACAAGATGAGCAAATCCCTGGGGAATTACGTCGGCATCGATGAACCCCCACAAGAGATGTTCGGTAAGATCATGTCGATCTCTGATGTGCTCATGCTGCGCTATTATGAGCTGTTGAGTGACCTGTCGGTGGGAGCTTTGGCGCGTCTGAAAGACGACCTGGCCTCCGGCGTCCTACATCCCCGCCTGGCCAAGGAAAATCTGGCCAAGGAGATGGTGGCCCGTTACCACAGCCCAGGGGCGGCCGAAGAGGCAGCACGACAGTTTGCCGCCGTCTTTCGGGAGGGGGCGTTGCCCGAGGAGATTGAAGAAATATGCCTGGCAGTGACTGAAAACTCGATCTGGCTGCCCAAGGTCTTGCACCAGGCCGGTCTGGCAGCCGGGACCTCGGAAGCCCGCCGCCTGATTCAACAGGGCGGCGTTCAGGTGGACGGCGAGAAGGTCAGCAGCGTGGAGCTGGAGTTGCCCGTAGGACAGACCTATCTGCTGCGGGTCGGAAAGCGAAAATTTAAAAAAGTAGAATTACAGGCCGATTTCTAAGGGCAGAAAAGGATTACCCTTGCCATAATGGAAAAATATTATTAACATTATTAATATATTCATTATATCAGCAGCAGCATGAAACTCCACCTCCTGATGATCCCGTAAAAGTCAACGGTTGTCGAGTTTATTTTCATAAGCGTTGGAACGCTTTATTGCTTAGCTGAGGGTTATTATCCTTGATCGTGACTTTTAACGAGTTCATCAACCTAAGAGGAGTGTTTATGAAACAGAGAATGAACGGTGTTTGGGCCGTCTTTGGGGTATTGTGTACGTTTCTGTGGATGTCCGCCGCCTTGGTGGATCTGGCCGAGGCCCGGATTGGCGGGGGCCGCTCCGGCGGTTTTAGGGGTTCTCGCTCAACGGCACCGCCGCGGCAGACCTTTAGCCCGCCGCCGTCCCGGCCGCAGACCGTAACCCCGGGAACCCAGACGCGTCCGGGAATGGCGACCCCGACGCCGCAACCGCAACCGGCAACCGGCGGTTTTTGGCGGGGTGTGGCTGGCGGAGTGGCTGGCGGTCTTCTGGGCGGTATGATCGGCAACATGCTCTTTGGCAGTTCCGGTCATGCCGGCGGGGCCGCAACCGGCGGTGGGGGATGTTCTTCCATCGGGCTGTTTGAAATTCTTATTATCGGGGGCATCTTGTATCTGGGCTATCGATTGTTGAATCGGCGGCGGCAGCAAGCCCATCAGTCCGGTGGAGGAGGCGGCAAAACCTATGGGGCTACACTCCTTTATCCCGAACCGGCGGCGCCGCAGTTGCCAGCCTTCGATTTGCAGACCGAATTAGAGCCTATCCGCCGGATGGACCCGAGCTTCAACGAAGCGACGTTCAAGGAGATGGTTCAGGATGTCTTCTTCAAACTGCAGGGTGCCTGGATGCGCCAGGAAGTCTCTAGCATGAGAGATCTGACCACACCGGAATTCTATGATATCCTGGATAAGGAATTACAGGAGCTGAAGGCCAAGGGTCAGATAAATAAATTAGAAAACATCGCCGTTCGGCAGGTGGAAATCTCCGAGGCCTGGCAGGAGCAAGGACAGGATTTTATTACCGTCGGCTTCCTGGCCAATCTGCTGGATTACACCGTGGATGCCGGAACCAACCAAGTCCTGGCCGGCAGCGATACCGAGCCGGTGAAATTTGAAGAATATTGGACCTTTGTGCGCCCGATCGGCAATGGCCCCTGGAAACTGACGGCAATCACTCAGCCCGGAGGATGAGGTATCATTGCACCAATTTGCCATAAACCACAGATATTAATCGTTGGGGCGAATCTTGTATTCGCCCCGGCTGCTTGACAATGGTCAATGAAATAGAATACCATAAAGTATATGGGGATGTAGCTCAGTCGGGAGAGCGCTAGCCTCGCATGTTAGAGGTCGCGGGTTCGAATCCCGCCATCTCCACCAAAAGTGCATCTTTTGAGCCGTTGGGGTTTTCCCGGGCGGCTCTTTTTCTTTTCATGCCGGCCAATATCCTGCATCCCGGCTGGTGCTATTTTTACTCAGTCCTTGGTCGGCGGTCCGAAGCGCCTAAGGACAGAGGCGATTTCGTCCTCTTTGGTCTGCACCTGACCGTCCAAATGGGCGTCTAACAGGTGTTGCAATATACGTTTGTAGCGAGGACCGGGTTCATAGCCCATATCCAACAGGTCCTTCCCGGCCAGGTGAGGTCGAACGTTCCTGAGTTGGGTGATGAAGAGCGAAATAGCCTTCTTGGAGCCTTCCCGGCGAGTTTTGGCCATCATATAGAGCAGAAACTCGGTCGAGAGTTCGTGCAGGAGATAATAAATCTCTTTGGGAGAAGGATTTTCCCTCTGGTAGAGGCGGAAGAGGGTATGGTCGGCGGCCCCTTTGGCCCAGAGCAGGGTCTCGGCAAATTTTGTCTGCATATTGAGCCGCCGGGTCAGCTCCAGTAGTTGCTCTTCTTTTAAGGGCTCGATGAGACCTAGAAAATAGACGTACCAGCGTTCATAAGAGTCTTCCAGGAACAGCAGGTCATGCCAGGAGAGGACTCCGCGAATCTGGTCCAGGAGCCAGGTAGTGTTGGCGTCGTAGCGCAACATGGGGTGGATGAACTTGAGCAGATCGAACTCCGCCAACCGGGAGATGGCCGGGATGGGATTCTCCTCCATGAGGATCAGCTTCAGTTCGCTGAACAGGCGGGTGCCGGAAAGGCGGTCAAAGAAGTTGATGCGGCCGGCATTCTCAATGAGGTTGGCCGTTAATTTGGTGATCTTGAAGCCGAAGCGCTGCTCAAAGCGGATAGCGCGAAAAACCCGCGAGGGGTCTTCTACAAAGCTGAGGTTGTGTAACACCGAGATGCGGCCGTCTTTGAGGTCACGCTGGGCCCCAAAGTAGTCGATGAGGATGCCAAAGTGTCTTTCGTTGAGTTTCACCGCCAGGGTGTTGATGGTGAAATCCCGGCGATAGAGGTCCATTTTCAGGGAGCTGCGTTCCACAATCGGCAAGGCCCCCGGGGTTTCGTAATATTCCGTGCGCGCCGTAGCCACATCCACCTTAAAATCATCGGGATAAATAATCACTGCGGTCTTAAATTTTTGAAAAACCCGCACCCGGACATTTTGGAAGCGCGAGGCATAGTGTCGGGCAAAAGTGACGGCGTCTCCTTCGATGACCAGATCGATGTCAAGATTTTCATGCCGCAGGAAAAGGTCGCGCACAAAACCACCGACCACATAAGCATTATACCCCAACTCATCTGCTACCCGGCCTACCTGTTTGAGAATATTAAGAATATTTTGAGGCAGGCGTTCCCGGATGACGCCGCTGACATTTTTTTTGCGGATCATCGGGCCGTGTTCTTTATCGGTATTCTCTTCGGTACCGATATCCGGAGCCATCAAAAGATTGAGCAGGTCGGTACGGCTTATGACCCCCAATACCCGACCATCCTCCACGACCGGCAATAATCGTTGTTTGTTGATGACCAGCCGATCCTGAATTTCAGACAGGGTGGCCTCAGGATCTACAACCGCAATTTCCGTGGTCATGTACTCCTGCACCGGCAGATTCTCCAAACCGTGGAAGATGGCCTTTTCCACAATCTGGCGATTAATCAAACCCTTGAGATCTCCGTCGACCATAACTGGCAAGGCGTTGATGTTATGCAGGGTCATGAAGCGGTGAGCCTCGGCCAAAGGGGTGGCGGGATCAACCGACATCACCGGGTAGGACATGAGATCTCGGGCGTTGCGCCGGGGGTGAATCTTGATCTGTAGAATTTTCCGCAGCTTCTCCTCTACCTGGGCCAAGGGCACGGCCTTAACGGTGGCGGAGGCGGCGTAGGCATGGCCTCCCCCACCCATCTCGGCCAGAATTTCTCCGACGTTAACCTCCCCCAAACGGCTGCGGCCGACGATGAATACCCGTTCTTCCATCTGGGCCAGGGCAAATAAGACCTGGATATTTTCCATATCCATAAACTTGTGGGCCAAGACGGCAAAATCACCGATGTATTGGGAGGCTGAAGCCTGGGCCAGGACAATCTCAATGCCGCTAATATTAATGGTGACGGCATTGCGGATCAGGTCGTTTAACAGGGCCACCTGATCGACAGTAAGTTCCCGGGTGAGCATTTCGGCTACGGTGTTGAGATTGGCCCCATGCTCCAGAAGAAATTTGGCCGCTTCAAACTCCAGCGGCGTGGTGGAGGCAAACGTGAATGAGCCCGTGTCCTCATAAATTCCCAAGGCCATGATGGTAGCCTCATCAGGAGAAAGGGAGAGCCCCCGTTCCCGGATCATTTGGATAAGCATGCTGACAGTAGCGCCAACCGGACGGACAATTTCCACCGTGCCAACAAGGTCGTCAGGAGAGTCGGGATGGTGATCATAAATATGGATCTCCACCTCGTCATTAGGAAACAGGTCGCCGAATTTACCGATACGGGTAGCCTGGCGGGTGTCCACCAGAATCAGGCGTTTTACGTCCTCCAGCTTAATATCTTTGATTTTGGCGAAGTTGAGGAAATAGAGGCTGGAGCGGACAAAAAAATCCCGCAGGTTCCTCTCTTGAGACCCGGGAAAGACTAAGATAGCATCCGGATAGAGCTTTTTGGCCGCTACCATCGAGGCCAAGCCGTCAAAGTCGGCATTGATATGGGTAGTGATAACTTCTAAGGTTCTCTTCGTCACAGCAGTCCCGGTAAGATTTCTAAGTATTGAATTTTTTACGCCCTATAGTCGCCGATAACCGGGTACCAGCAATACCCGTCCCAACTGCCTATCCTGTCGGACCTGGCTCCACGGGAAGGTCTAATCAAGAGAAGCTTGGGGACCAGATTCCGTGCCATCGGCGGCGGCTTCGGAGGGCGGAGATTAGCTTCTCTGCACCTGCGGGAAGCTTGGCCGACAGATTCAATCTCATTATATCGTGAAAGTTTATCGTCTGCACCAGGCATTACCCGCGCGGGTGGGCCTGCCGATGAATTTCCTGCAATCTAGCGGTGTGGAGATGCGTATAAATCTGGGTCGTGGAGATGTCGGCATGTCCCAAGAGGAGCTGCAAGGCCCTGAGGTCGGCGCCCTGCCACAACAGATGCGTGGCAAAAGAATGCCGCAGGGTGTGGGGGCTGAGGTCCTTGGGAAGACCCGTTTGCCGGGCGTAGCCTTTCAAAATCTTCCAGAAACCTTGACGGGTTAAACCGGTT is a window from the Desulfobacca acetoxidans DSM 11109 genome containing:
- a CDS encoding nitroreductase family protein — translated: MDVYETIKNRRSHRMYKPDPVPREVLQRVVEAALWAPSGTNLQPWDITVLTGQFREEFIALASLAAEDMAPRLSKLFDEERVAFVTQFFKNLGGAPVVIAVTVWRDPDPFSQEMYVQSGAALMQNLLLAAEAEGLGACWMSGVLSREKELLKYLGLEDRHLLAITPIGYSAKTPPPVPRKERPVRWLGF
- a CDS encoding CBS domain-containing protein, translated to MTKRTLEVITTHINADFDGLASMVAAKKLYPDAILVFPGSQERNLRDFFVRSSLYFLNFAKIKDIKLEDVKRLILVDTRQATRIGKFGDLFPNDEVEIHIYDHHPDSPDDLVGTVEIVRPVGATVSMLIQMIRERGLSLSPDEATIMALGIYEDTGSFTFASTTPLEFEAAKFLLEHGANLNTVAEMLTRELTVDQVALLNDLIRNAVTINISGIEIVLAQASASQYIGDFAVLAHKFMDMENIQVLFALAQMEERVFIVGRSRLGEVNVGEILAEMGGGGHAYAASATVKAVPLAQVEEKLRKILQIKIHPRRNARDLMSYPVMSVDPATPLAEAHRFMTLHNINALPVMVDGDLKGLINRQIVEKAIFHGLENLPVQEYMTTEIAVVDPEATLSEIQDRLVINKQRLLPVVEDGRVLGVISRTDLLNLLMAPDIGTEENTDKEHGPMIRKKNVSGVIRERLPQNILNILKQVGRVADELGYNAYVVGGFVRDLFLRHENLDIDLVIEGDAVTFARHYASRFQNVRVRVFQKFKTAVIIYPDDFKVDVATARTEYYETPGALPIVERSSLKMDLYRRDFTINTLAVKLNERHFGILIDYFGAQRDLKDGRISVLHNLSFVEDPSRVFRAIRFEQRFGFKITKLTANLIENAGRINFFDRLSGTRLFSELKLILMEENPIPAISRLAEFDLLKFIHPMLRYDANTTWLLDQIRGVLSWHDLLFLEDSYERWYVYFLGLIEPLKEEQLLELTRRLNMQTKFAETLLWAKGAADHTLFRLYQRENPSPKEIYYLLHELSTEFLLYMMAKTRREGSKKAISLFITQLRNVRPHLAGKDLLDMGYEPGPRYKRILQHLLDAHLDGQVQTKEDEIASVLRRFGPPTKD
- the tyrS gene encoding tyrosine--tRNA ligase, with translation MTVDNQLALIRRGAVEILLEEELAAKLKRSLASGQPLRIKAGFDPTAPDLHLGHTVLIQKLKHFQELGHQVIFLIGDFTGMIGDPSGKSETRKPLTEEEVKANALTYERQIYKILDPEKTLIDFNSRWMKAMSAQGLIELAARHTVARMLEREDFHQRFVNHAPISIHEFLYPLVQGYDSVALRADVELGGTDQKFNLLVGRELQREYGQEPQVVLTMPLLEGLDGVNKMSKSLGNYVGIDEPPQEMFGKIMSISDVLMLRYYELLSDLSVGALARLKDDLASGVLHPRLAKENLAKEMVARYHSPGAAEEAARQFAAVFREGALPEEIEEICLAVTENSIWLPKVLHQAGLAAGTSEARRLIQQGGVQVDGEKVSSVELELPVGQTYLLRVGKRKFKKVELQADF
- a CDS encoding Tim44 domain-containing protein; the protein is MKQRMNGVWAVFGVLCTFLWMSAALVDLAEARIGGGRSGGFRGSRSTAPPRQTFSPPPSRPQTVTPGTQTRPGMATPTPQPQPATGGFWRGVAGGVAGGLLGGMIGNMLFGSSGHAGGAATGGGGCSSIGLFEILIIGGILYLGYRLLNRRRQQAHQSGGGGGKTYGATLLYPEPAAPQLPAFDLQTELEPIRRMDPSFNEATFKEMVQDVFFKLQGAWMRQEVSSMRDLTTPEFYDILDKELQELKAKGQINKLENIAVRQVEISEAWQEQGQDFITVGFLANLLDYTVDAGTNQVLAGSDTEPVKFEEYWTFVRPIGNGPWKLTAITQPGG